The following coding sequences lie in one Psychrilyobacter atlanticus DSM 19335 genomic window:
- a CDS encoding TIR domain-containing protein, translating to MAKKTFISYKYSEAQELRDKIIIKLGDASRFYTGETSESPSLDDVTTETIKEKLKDMIYNTSVTILIISPQMNESKWIPWEISYSLKEIKRGDKKSRTNGIVGVIMKDDNGKYDWFRSSVKADDGCNYTYLKTDKIPKIIRKNMFNEKSPKYTCECCKTVNRDTGHFISLYEEDTFLALPADYIEPAFNKKVKDYIISRDL from the coding sequence ATGGCAAAAAAAACATTTATATCTTATAAATATAGTGAAGCTCAGGAATTAAGAGATAAAATAATAATAAAATTAGGAGATGCCTCTAGGTTTTATACAGGAGAGACTTCGGAGTCACCTAGCTTAGATGATGTAACGACAGAAACAATTAAAGAGAAATTAAAAGATATGATTTATAATACTTCAGTGACAATATTAATAATTTCACCTCAGATGAATGAAAGCAAATGGATTCCTTGGGAAATATCATATTCATTAAAAGAAATTAAACGTGGAGATAAAAAATCTAGAACTAATGGAATAGTAGGTGTGATAATGAAGGATGATAATGGTAAATATGATTGGTTTAGATCTTCAGTTAAAGCAGATGACGGATGTAACTATACATATCTGAAAACAGATAAAATACCTAAAATAATTAGAAAAAACATGTTTAATGAAAAATCTCCAAAATACACTTGTGAATGTTGTAAAACTGTTAATAGAGATACAGGTCACTTTATAAGTCTTTACGAAGAAGATACTTTTTTAGCTCTTCCTGCTGATTATATAGAGCCAGCTTTTAATAAAAAAGTAAAAGATTATATAATAAGCAGAGATTTATAA
- a CDS encoding TIR domain-containing protein, with amino-acid sequence MIYFFKPKVSKIEDEIWEQFYEGAYEVLKNFKPQNITDINNLDNFSLEQMNSEDLLIFFNPNIKIYELEKILKAAAEENIRMFPISTSTSNRKPLDDIDEYQSFDSITEKNIRGLDDNYIKIIGECFGREIIIHEFSAIFNKKIKIFLSHRRKECEDVAKLFKDSLHDKKENVFIDLHEVSTGEKAQEIIEENLENSDILIFIQTKTTFESEFQLKELKKAFELSIPVLWITLDLKENEFKKMPLHPLGKPHFELDEITSIETNQIINYAFDMIKLKKQRLLDKIIWKLKSLKENGIDYKELCNRDSIYLIEQESLDPCFGTSIKNARLFKCLCREYQKEDLTNLKEHLLKIEKHNQNCILSIKGEERELENNINLKKYEQFLNSKTEQKFFGGVIISGSFPDNIDPKYQQNIIDAISVIVEETLIRGGKIIFGSHPTFQGLILEKSKKFNVNGEKKVKLYVSKQFEGMYDIKYFKENSEVFEIEKSIVEKIPASLTQMRKAMVSDLEAVALVCIGGKEKGDSLTLIPGIDEEINLAKEKKLPIFVISSTGGRSKELIEEGFENSLSTEDKKNEITYGNNFKLISEIILEEVAKKKDV; translated from the coding sequence ATGATCTATTTTTTTAAACCTAAAGTATCAAAAATTGAAGACGAAATTTGGGAACAATTTTATGAAGGAGCATATGAAGTCTTAAAAAACTTTAAACCTCAGAATATTACAGATATTAATAATCTCGATAATTTTTCCTTAGAACAAATGAACTCTGAAGATCTTTTAATATTCTTTAATCCAAATATAAAAATTTATGAATTAGAGAAAATATTGAAGGCAGCAGCTGAAGAAAATATAAGAATGTTTCCTATTTCAACATCAACCTCAAATAGAAAACCTCTTGATGATATAGATGAGTATCAGAGCTTTGACAGTATTACAGAAAAAAATATAAGAGGATTAGATGATAATTATATAAAAATTATCGGAGAATGCTTTGGTCGTGAGATTATTATTCATGAATTTTCTGCTATTTTTAATAAAAAAATAAAGATTTTTTTAAGCCATCGCAGAAAAGAATGTGAAGATGTCGCTAAACTTTTTAAAGATTCACTTCATGATAAAAAAGAAAATGTATTTATTGATTTACATGAAGTTAGCACTGGTGAGAAAGCTCAAGAAATAATAGAAGAAAATTTAGAAAATTCAGATATTCTTATCTTTATTCAAACCAAAACAACTTTTGAATCCGAGTTTCAATTAAAAGAATTAAAAAAAGCTTTTGAGTTATCTATTCCTGTATTATGGATAACTTTAGATTTAAAAGAGAATGAATTTAAAAAAATGCCTCTTCATCCACTAGGAAAGCCTCATTTTGAATTAGATGAAATAACATCTATTGAAACTAACCAAATAATTAATTATGCTTTTGATATGATTAAATTAAAAAAACAAAGGTTACTTGATAAAATAATTTGGAAGTTAAAGTCTTTAAAAGAAAATGGTATTGATTATAAAGAACTTTGTAATAGAGATAGTATTTACTTAATTGAACAAGAAAGTCTAGACCCTTGTTTTGGTACAAGCATAAAAAATGCTAGATTATTTAAGTGTTTATGTAGAGAATACCAAAAAGAAGATCTTACAAATTTAAAAGAACATCTTCTTAAAATAGAAAAACATAATCAAAATTGTATCCTTTCAATTAAAGGTGAGGAAAGAGAGCTAGAAAATAACATAAACTTAAAAAAATACGAACAATTTTTAAACTCTAAAACAGAGCAAAAATTCTTTGGTGGTGTTATAATATCTGGTTCATTTCCAGACAACATAGATCCAAAATATCAACAAAATATTATAGATGCAATTTCTGTAATAGTTGAAGAAACGTTAATTAGAGGTGGAAAAATAATTTTTGGATCTCACCCCACTTTTCAAGGTCTTATATTAGAAAAAAGTAAAAAATTTAATGTTAATGGTGAAAAAAAAGTGAAATTATATGTTTCAAAACAATTCGAAGGAATGTATGATATCAAATATTTTAAAGAAAATAGCGAAGTCTTTGAAATAGAGAAATCAATAGTTGAAAAAATACCAGCTTCTTTAACTCAAATGAGGAAGGCTATGGTCTCTGATCTAGAAGCAGTTGCTTTAGTATGTATTGGAGGAAAAGAAAAAGGTGATTCTTTAACTTTAATTCCTGGAATAGATGAAGAAATAAACTTAGCTAAAGAAAAAAAACTTCCTATTTTTGTAATTAGTAGTACAGGAGGTAGAAGTAAAGAACTTATAGAAGAAGGTTTTGAGAATTCTTTATCTACTGAGGATAAAAAAAATGAAATTACTTATGGTAATAATTTTAAATTAATTTCAGAAATAATATTAGAAGAGGTGGCGAAAAAAAAAGATGTGTAG
- a CDS encoding TIR domain-containing protein, which yields MARKTFISYKYNEAQELRDNIIEKLGEDARYYKGETSSSPDLTDKSTETIKEYLKDMIYDTSVLVVIISPNIKESSWIDWEIAYALKEIKRGDQTSKINGIVGIVQKVDGDYSWIANTGTKTDGCSYISYDNGKLYPIINKNMYNSEPPIYHCENCEIWCGDKGSYISFVKEDHFLEDPNMYIERAYEKINEKGNYDISKEK from the coding sequence ATGGCTAGAAAAACATTTATATCATACAAGTATAATGAAGCACAAGAATTAAGAGATAATATTATAGAAAAATTAGGAGAAGACGCTAGATACTATAAAGGGGAAACAAGCAGCTCCCCTGATTTAACCGATAAATCAACAGAAACAATAAAAGAGTATTTAAAAGATATGATTTATGATACTTCGGTTTTAGTAGTGATAATATCACCAAATATTAAAGAAAGTAGCTGGATAGATTGGGAGATTGCTTATGCTTTAAAGGAAATAAAAAGAGGAGATCAAACTTCTAAAATCAATGGAATTGTAGGAATAGTTCAAAAAGTTGATGGAGATTATAGTTGGATTGCCAATACTGGAACTAAAACAGATGGTTGTAGTTATATATCTTATGATAATGGAAAATTATACCCTATAATTAATAAAAATATGTATAACTCTGAACCACCTATTTATCATTGTGAAAACTGTGAAATTTGGTGTGGTGATAAAGGGTCTTATATTTCATTTGTTAAAGAAGACCATTTTTTAGAAGACCCCAATATGTATATTGAAAGAGCTTATGAAAAAATAAATGAAAAAGGTAATTATGATATAAGTAAAGAAAAATAA
- a CDS encoding toll/interleukin-1 receptor domain-containing protein: MYKGFQLNDEFLRNDLLNNFNNKERYKKIGEENKEKINIEIKQRLDEYLLPNGKIDASELQNDWFPEVGAHIFLSHSHEDKDNALILSGFLKEHFGIKVFIDSCVWGYAEDLLKEINNKYNLQPNNTYHYSNSNWSASNVYLMLASALNKMIDNTECILFLNTPNSLNTSDVEKSNETRTGSPWIYSEINTTQIIRKQKPRRIIMKSMEKGEFQNSVDESIGYSYKTDVTHLKEITKDHIDQWFQTCYCIHWTAEKHLDSLYKIVK, from the coding sequence ATGTATAAAGGGTTTCAATTAAATGATGAATTTTTAAGAAATGATTTATTAAATAATTTTAATAATAAAGAAAGATATAAAAAAATTGGAGAAGAAAACAAAGAAAAAATAAATATTGAGATAAAACAAAGATTAGATGAATATTTATTACCAAATGGTAAAATAGATGCTTCTGAACTTCAAAATGATTGGTTTCCAGAAGTAGGCGCACATATATTTTTATCCCATTCACACGAAGATAAAGATAATGCTTTAATTTTATCTGGCTTTTTAAAAGAACATTTTGGGATTAAAGTTTTTATAGATTCCTGTGTTTGGGGATATGCTGAAGATCTTTTAAAAGAAATAAATAATAAATATAATCTTCAACCGAATAATACATATCATTATAGTAATTCAAATTGGTCTGCATCAAATGTATATTTAATGTTGGCAAGCGCTTTAAATAAAATGATAGATAATACAGAATGTATTTTATTTTTAAATACTCCTAATTCTTTAAATACTTCTGATGTTGAAAAGTCTAATGAAACAAGGACTGGATCTCCTTGGATTTATTCAGAGATAAATACAACTCAAATTATAAGAAAACAAAAGCCTAGACGTATAATAATGAAAAGTATGGAAAAAGGAGAATTTCAAAATAGTGTTGATGAAAGTATTGGTTACTCATATAAGACAGATGTTACTCATTTAAAAGAAATAACAAAAGATCATATAGATCAGTGGTTTCAAACTTGTTATTGTATACACTGGACAGCAGAAAAGCATTTAGATTCTTTATATAAAATTGTGAAGTGA
- a CDS encoding TIR domain-containing protein, translating into MNFFNLKDINKTIENSNFNKLYGESVIMESAGLENDASTKIYDIFLSHSYLDSKQIYVIKKEIENMGFSVYVDWIEDFTLNRKNVNKKTALLLKKRMESCKSLFYATTENYQHSKWMPWELGYFDGIKGKVAVLPILFDENSIFEGTEYLELYPYVDKGASKQNLLINDNGCTSFLDWIK; encoded by the coding sequence ATGAATTTTTTTAATCTGAAAGATATAAACAAAACAATCGAAAATAGTAATTTTAATAAATTATACGGAGAATCTGTAATAATGGAATCTGCTGGATTAGAAAATGATGCTTCTACAAAAATCTATGATATTTTTTTATCACATAGTTATTTGGATTCAAAACAAATTTATGTAATAAAAAAAGAAATTGAGAATATGGGATTTTCCGTATATGTAGATTGGATCGAAGATTTTACACTTAACAGAAAAAATGTAAATAAAAAAACAGCCCTGCTATTGAAAAAAAGAATGGAAAGCTGCAAATCTTTATTTTATGCTACAACAGAAAACTATCAACATTCAAAATGGATGCCTTGGGAACTTGGATATTTTGATGGTATTAAAGGTAAAGTTGCAGTTTTACCAATATTATTTGATGAAAATTCAATTTTTGAGGGGACTGAATATCTAGAATTATATCCATATGTAGATAAGGGAGCTTCGAAACAAAATTTATTGATAAATGATAATGGGTGTACAAGTTTTTTAGATTGGATTAAATAA
- a CDS encoding MFS transporter, which produces MKDLIMKWEQRSKGKRNIFVYSLGTGISAFGSSIYVFAMSLYILKTYDSSGSYAINLVMGSIPLIIFSPIAGILCDKFSKKKIIIVMDVMNGIIFLSLYLLKMKGILGLHLIYVTTLISSVFMVIFFVATEALKPELVEERNLVNINSIGRIINSTSMIMGPVLGGVVYSFMEIEIFMLINGISFLTSAVLEMILEVRNKNMRKENNKVSYKQVFNYIVKNPEYLVIIKTAMVLNFAMGASLQVALPVLLMKVLEVSSKSYGIIQGFFSLGIIFGAMVIMKYKERLNIESKIITICSLIGIVIMFLTIPLPKVGDVGYIMFYGVVLIIIGILVSMYDISLMCKLQREKEERYRSKIMAVMLPLFKVFLLLGLLIGGYLVENISVIWTFFVGGILVTLGGYFSKK; this is translated from the coding sequence GTGAAAGATTTAATAATGAAGTGGGAGCAAAGAAGTAAAGGGAAAAGAAATATATTTGTATATTCTTTAGGGACGGGAATATCCGCATTTGGGTCATCTATCTATGTGTTTGCGATGAGTTTGTATATACTTAAAACCTATGATTCAAGTGGAAGTTATGCTATAAATCTAGTAATGGGGAGTATTCCATTAATAATATTTTCTCCTATTGCAGGAATACTATGTGATAAATTTTCCAAGAAAAAAATAATAATAGTAATGGATGTAATGAATGGCATAATATTTTTATCTCTTTATTTATTAAAAATGAAGGGAATATTGGGATTGCATCTAATATATGTAACAACATTAATTAGCTCTGTATTTATGGTGATATTCTTTGTAGCAACAGAGGCACTAAAACCAGAGTTAGTAGAGGAGAGAAATCTTGTAAATATAAACTCTATAGGTAGGATAATAAACTCTACCTCGATGATAATGGGTCCTGTGTTGGGTGGAGTAGTTTATTCCTTTATGGAGATAGAGATTTTTATGTTGATAAACGGGATTAGTTTTCTAACTTCGGCTGTCTTAGAGATGATATTAGAAGTTAGAAATAAAAATATGAGAAAAGAGAATAATAAGGTTTCTTATAAACAGGTTTTTAATTATATTGTTAAAAATCCAGAATACCTAGTAATAATAAAAACAGCAATGGTACTAAATTTTGCAATGGGAGCGTCTCTACAAGTAGCCTTACCTGTACTTTTGATGAAGGTTTTAGAGGTTTCATCTAAAAGTTATGGGATAATACAAGGATTTTTTTCTTTAGGAATAATATTTGGAGCTATGGTTATAATGAAATATAAAGAGAGATTGAATATAGAAAGTAAAATAATAACTATATGTTCTTTGATAGGAATAGTAATAATGTTTTTAACTATACCTCTTCCTAAAGTTGGAGATGTTGGATATATAATGTTTTATGGAGTGGTTTTGATTATAATTGGAATTCTTGTGAGTATGTATGATATTTCTTTAATGTGTAAGTTACAAAGAGAGAAAGAGGAAAGGTACCGAAGCAAAATAATGGCAGTTATGCTTCCACTTTTTAAGGTGTTTTTATTGTTAGGTTTACTAATAGGAGGATATCTTGTAGAAAATATATCAGTAATTTGGACATTTTTTGTAGGAGGTATTCTAGTAACTTTAGGAGGATATTTCTCTAAAAAATAG
- a CDS encoding MerR family transcriptional regulator, whose translation MRIGAFSDKYGVGKDTIRFYMKLELLNPEKKGGQYIFCERDEETLKEILKLKKLEFTLKEISVIALHRTLGKLTSCCDREPFIKKLDEIKEKIEGLREISKELEEELEKKKDIRLGKESGINILYLGMIKCINCGKNLEILSGRVEENQIIDGELRCSCGKGYKISRGILVINKQSSSEEMTEEVMGEYLKETNEEFKKSLYQQLDCLVKKYKKIDKKNKIILDLGSGFGFFFREIVDKLKSEDVYIAIDHKIDRLRFLKNIMDKKEKKNIIYICSDFTEIPLAEETVDVVVDAWGSSGYRIGGNNDLLKKINNLIKKDAELLGAYMVTDKAGEGTGLSQEIVKNLNIEASRSELLSLDYKLEENYFEPRVVDSKHENFINKGSKIAGYVVYGKRWS comes from the coding sequence ATGAGGATAGGGGCGTTTTCTGATAAATATGGAGTAGGAAAGGATACAATAAGATTTTATATGAAACTAGAACTATTGAATCCTGAAAAAAAGGGGGGGCAATATATATTTTGTGAAAGGGATGAAGAAACTCTTAAGGAAATATTGAAATTAAAAAAACTAGAATTTACCTTGAAGGAAATAAGTGTAATAGCCCTTCATAGAACCTTGGGGAAACTCACATCTTGTTGTGACAGGGAACCCTTTATAAAAAAGTTAGATGAAATAAAAGAAAAAATAGAAGGGTTAAGAGAAATATCTAAAGAACTAGAGGAAGAATTAGAAAAAAAGAAAGATATCAGATTGGGGAAAGAATCTGGTATAAATATACTTTATTTAGGAATGATAAAATGTATAAATTGTGGTAAAAACTTAGAAATATTAAGTGGGAGAGTAGAAGAAAATCAGATAATAGATGGAGAGTTAAGGTGCAGTTGTGGGAAAGGATATAAGATAAGTAGGGGGATACTAGTAATAAATAAACAATCAAGTAGTGAAGAAATGACTGAAGAAGTGATGGGGGAGTATTTAAAGGAGACAAATGAAGAGTTTAAGAAAAGTCTATATCAACAGTTGGATTGCCTAGTGAAGAAATATAAAAAAATAGATAAGAAAAATAAAATAATATTAGATTTAGGAAGTGGATTTGGATTTTTCTTTAGAGAAATAGTTGATAAGCTAAAGAGCGAAGATGTTTATATAGCAATAGATCATAAAATAGATAGATTGAGATTTTTGAAAAATATAATGGATAAAAAAGAAAAAAAGAATATAATTTATATTTGTAGCGACTTTACAGAGATACCTCTAGCAGAAGAAACTGTGGATGTAGTGGTAGATGCATGGGGAAGTAGTGGATACAGGATTGGAGGAAATAATGACCTTTTGAAGAAAATTAACAATCTTATAAAAAAGGATGCAGAGCTCTTGGGCGCTTATATGGTAACAGATAAAGCAGGGGAAGGAACTGGTCTTTCACAAGAAATAGTAAAAAATTTAAATATAGAGGCTAGTAGAAGTGAACTTTTAAGTTTAGATTATAAATTAGAAGAAAATTATTTTGAACCTAGAGTTGTCGATAGTAAGCATGAAAATTTTATTAATAAAGGGAGTAAAATAGCTGGTTATGTAGTGTATGGAAAAAGGTGGAGTTAG
- a CDS encoding nuclease-related domain-containing protein, with amino-acid sequence MERVVIWLKSIYFLYFLIILLLLIAYKLYIDNKSQKSNFNEKIGTLENDYDTKVTSLKENHSNEISKLESQHKTKKDQLISKHREYTQKVEEITSNDGEAFVKSIVDSCVNTYRGSSYPQVLHNVIFRKHDSENHEQIKDKFKQIDHLIISIYGLLAIETKFYSGNSYIGIGHKECFYTDRFKTFLPNLLKSEIYSTRHSSIVTVREYEKKKKSGYVDTHYEIRKSTPLTQVGTAVKGLYKILDIDDEIKSYKVAILVPSELNYISEGNGKRTSLTDCRTLLKDKDKNKEKEYIYALNKSELINHIKEFLTGQLGDPQFSKEEVQAYVNKLRSI; translated from the coding sequence ATGGAGAGGGTTGTTATTTGGTTGAAGAGTATTTATTTTTTATATTTTTTAATTATTTTACTGTTATTAATTGCTTATAAACTATACATAGATAATAAATCCCAAAAAAGTAATTTTAACGAAAAAATTGGCACTCTTGAAAATGATTATGATACCAAGGTTACTTCTCTTAAAGAAAATCATAGTAATGAAATCTCTAAATTAGAATCGCAACATAAAACAAAAAAAGATCAACTAATAAGTAAACACCGTGAATATACACAAAAAGTCGAAGAAATTACAAGTAATGACGGAGAAGCATTTGTTAAAAGTATTGTAGATTCATGCGTAAATACATATAGGGGTAGTAGCTATCCACAAGTTCTTCATAATGTTATTTTTAGAAAGCATGACTCAGAAAATCATGAACAAATAAAAGATAAATTTAAGCAAATAGACCACCTTATTATTTCTATATATGGACTTTTAGCAATTGAGACAAAATTTTACTCTGGCAATTCTTATATCGGAATTGGACATAAAGAGTGCTTTTATACAGATAGGTTTAAGACATTTCTACCAAATCTTTTAAAGAGTGAAATATATAGTACTCGACATTCTTCTATAGTGACCGTTCGAGAATATGAAAAGAAAAAGAAAAGTGGCTATGTTGATACCCACTATGAAATCAGAAAATCGACTCCATTAACTCAAGTTGGCACTGCTGTAAAAGGGCTTTATAAAATCTTAGATATAGACGACGAAATTAAATCGTATAAAGTTGCAATATTAGTGCCTAGCGAATTAAATTATATTTCTGAGGGAAATGGAAAGAGGACTTCTTTAACCGATTGTAGGACGCTCCTTAAGGATAAAGATAAAAATAAGGAAAAAGAATATATTTATGCTTTAAATAAGAGCGAATTAATAAACCACATAAAAGAGTTTTTGACTGGTCAATTAGGCGATCCTCAATTTAGTAAAGAGGAAGTTCAAGCATATGTTAATAAGTTGAGGAGTATATAA
- a CDS encoding protein kinase family protein — translation MKIAKEIPGIYDELVSNIERVEYFKNLLIAKATNGDYSSEDYIKLRNNFIKFKELPSYIKTNHSLDSFWGYIKNISGYADRRKAIFESFEKLKKECEEASQPSREEGQLLTGGETSYLQRIILKLKKEESYSTSYISLYNSFPQEFSEILSSFHFKINKIFNYMNGQLHYRYFHAGDSKEALLCFEDLNIVFDNVESYSVELIEAYKNIISTLQTFLQASGGTNVPEDFKRIKTIETKSIFISEDTMRSNNDHSIHLQPIGQGSYAKVFKYKDSQYDEEFVLKRAIQKLTEKELERFAREFKTMKSLNHPNIVKVYSFDDKKYEYKMELCDITLEDFLKSQESSNLCIRLEIIVQLLKVFDYLSHKNILHRDISPRNILLNKYHNTILIKVSDFGLVKIPESFLTDKDSELRGSLNDTNDLDLKGFDSYEIRHETYALSKLISMIAARKLSFKKIKDKKILKFLNKGVSEIDKRYQNFDELKTGTDWLIGQLK, via the coding sequence ATGAAAATTGCAAAGGAGATACCTGGAATATATGATGAATTAGTCTCAAATATTGAAAGGGTAGAATATTTTAAAAACTTACTCATAGCGAAAGCAACCAATGGTGATTATAGCTCTGAAGACTATATCAAATTGAGGAATAATTTTATTAAGTTTAAAGAGTTACCATCATATATAAAAACTAATCATTCTCTAGATAGCTTTTGGGGATATATTAAGAATATTAGTGGATATGCAGACAGGAGAAAGGCTATATTTGAGTCATTCGAGAAATTAAAAAAAGAATGTGAAGAAGCTAGTCAACCTTCAAGAGAAGAAGGCCAACTTTTAACTGGAGGAGAAACAAGTTATTTGCAAAGGATTATACTTAAGTTGAAAAAAGAAGAAAGTTACTCAACTAGTTATATTAGTTTATACAATAGCTTTCCTCAAGAGTTTTCAGAGATTCTGAGCTCGTTTCACTTTAAAATAAATAAAATTTTTAATTATATGAATGGGCAATTACATTATAGATATTTTCATGCAGGCGACTCTAAGGAGGCGTTATTATGTTTTGAGGATTTAAATATTGTCTTCGATAATGTAGAGAGCTATTCTGTAGAGTTAATTGAAGCTTATAAAAACATAATATCTACACTTCAAACTTTTCTTCAGGCTTCAGGAGGAACCAATGTTCCAGAGGATTTTAAAAGAATAAAAACAATAGAAACTAAATCTATTTTTATTTCTGAAGATACAATGAGGTCAAACAATGACCATTCAATTCATTTACAACCTATAGGCCAAGGATCTTATGCGAAGGTTTTTAAATATAAAGATTCGCAATATGATGAAGAATTTGTATTAAAGCGAGCAATTCAAAAATTAACCGAGAAAGAACTCGAAAGATTCGCTAGAGAATTTAAGACAATGAAGTCTTTAAATCACCCCAACATAGTAAAGGTTTATTCTTTTGATGATAAAAAATATGAATATAAAATGGAGCTTTGTGATATTACTTTAGAAGATTTTTTAAAAAGTCAAGAAAGCTCAAATTTATGTATTAGGCTTGAAATAATAGTTCAATTGTTAAAAGTATTTGATTACCTTTCGCATAAGAATATTCTTCATAGAGATATAAGTCCTAGAAACATTTTGTTAAATAAATATCATAATACTATTTTAATAAAAGTTAGTGACTTTGGGTTAGTTAAAATTCCCGAAAGTTTCCTAACTGATAAAGATAGTGAACTAAGGGGTTCACTAAATGATACAAACGATTTAGATTTAAAAGGATTTGACAGTTATGAAATTAGACATGAAACATATGCGTTAAGTAAATTAATTAGTATGATTGCTGCTAGAAAATTGAGTTTTAAAAAAATCAAAGATAAAAAAATATTGAAATTTTTAAATAAAGGTGTTAGTGAAATCGATAAAAGATATCAAAATTTCGATGAATTAAAAACTGGAACTGATTGGTTAATAGGTCAATTAAAGTAA
- a CDS encoding S24 family peptidase: MSKNTTEVPEKLRIKLAKYLNELKEKRQLGFNQLSIKSEVNPGVLTKILSGSNKRVNPYQLKKLAYALRVDYKELYKIVGYLEEEDYKNEEKIKSNLGPIEMEEMINVPVYDSVSAGCQAGLEAEPTPVEYVPLPKRMAEGCVIINVHGDSMEPTLKDGSSILVKLNEEVNHNEIGVFIYDDEPLVKRYKCFDGKRFLYSDNPDYPPREVREEDSFSLCGKVLWIMAKQ; the protein is encoded by the coding sequence ATGTCAAAAAATACAACAGAAGTCCCAGAAAAATTAAGAATCAAATTAGCTAAATATTTAAATGAATTAAAAGAAAAAAGACAATTAGGATTTAATCAACTTTCAATAAAATCCGAAGTAAATCCTGGAGTTTTGACTAAAATCTTAAGCGGTAGTAACAAAAGAGTTAATCCATATCAATTAAAAAAATTAGCTTATGCTTTAAGAGTTGACTATAAAGAATTATATAAAATAGTAGGTTACTTAGAAGAAGAAGACTACAAAAATGAAGAAAAGATCAAATCGAATTTAGGTCCCATAGAAATGGAAGAAATGATAAATGTCCCAGTTTATGATTCTGTCTCAGCAGGATGTCAAGCAGGCCTTGAAGCTGAACCTACTCCTGTAGAATATGTTCCTCTACCTAAGAGAATGGCTGAAGGCTGTGTAATAATAAATGTTCATGGGGATAGTATGGAACCGACATTAAAAGATGGAAGCAGCATATTGGTAAAATTAAATGAAGAAGTAAACCATAATGAAATTGGGGTATTCATTTATGATGATGAACCTCTTGTTAAAAGGTATAAGTGTTTTGATGGGAAACGTTTCTTATATTCAGATAACCCTGATTATCCACCAAGAGAAGTAAGGGAAGAAGATTCTTTTAGTCTTTGTGGAAAGGTTCTTTGGATAATGGCAAAGCAATAA